The Paenibacillus sp. FSL W8-0426 region ACGTCATATTTTAACAGACTATATTAAGGAAATCTCGCGATTTGCGTAAAAATACATAACCTGAAGATGACATCTGTCCGCCTTTATCGACCGGCAGTCATTATTTTGGAAAATGGAGACCGTATGTTCTTAATGTGGGTGAAAAAAATGCTGCGCTTCACGGGGCAAGCCTGTACGCAGACAAAATTTTTCGAGCGGTTCATCCGGCTCGGGGGTGGTTCCAAAAGTCAGCAAGGCGATGGCAAACCGGTTGGCTTGCCTCTCCAGTTTGCCGGGAGCAAAGTAAGAATGCTCCTCCAGGAAAAAGCGGTTGATTCCCTTATGCAAACGGTCGTGCCCCAGCTCATGGGCGCATACGAAACGCTGCCATTCCGGAGGCAAATCGTTGTGTATGACGATAAATCTGCGCCGCAGCTTTCGGAAGTAGAGCCCTTTGGTCGATTTTCCCAAATTGGTGAACCGAATCTGTATGCCCAAGGCCCTGGCAATGCTGAACGGGCAGTTCGTCCGGTGTTTTCGAATCAGCTTGTTTACGATGTCATCCATATCAAACCACCTGCCGCAGGATTTGGTATAGGGTGCAGTGCTTCATTGGCGATCGTCCGGCTCGTTTGGCTTCTTGCGTTTGTT contains the following coding sequences:
- a CDS encoding ImmA/IrrE family metallo-endopeptidase; the encoded protein is MDDIVNKLIRKHRTNCPFSIARALGIQIRFTNLGKSTKGLYFRKLRRRFIVIHNDLPPEWQRFVCAHELGHDRLHKGINRFFLEEHSYFAPGKLERQANRFAIALLTFGTTPEPDEPLEKFCLRTGLPREAQHFFHPH